From the genome of Planctomycetota bacterium:
AGCTCTGCAAAATCTCGATGCCGCGTTGGATGAGGTTGTCCAGCCGGCCGCCGGCGTAGCCGCTGATCCCGCCGATGATCACGCCCAGCACGAACGTGACCGCGACGCCGATGAGCCCCACGCTCAGCGAGATGCGGGCCCCGTAAATGATCCGGCTGAGCAGGTCACGTCCGTAGCGGTCTGCCCCGAGCGGATGGAAGGCGGCCTCGATCGCCAAGCCGGCTTCAGCGAGTTCGTCGCGGTCGATGCCGATCAGCCGACGCTGCATGTGAATCAGGCCCCAGAGCCGATAGGGCTCTCCTTTCACGAACAACCCGATCGGGATCGACAGGTCGTCGCGCTGCACGTACGTCCGCCGGAGCGTGACGGGGTCGACGTGCCGCTGCATCGCGTGGGTGTGCAAGCCGTCGGCGAAGCTGAACGACACCAATTGCGGCGGGCAGTACGTAAAGTCCAGGTTGCGGGAGTTGGGGTTCTGCGGCGCGAGCGGTTCGGCGAAGATCGCGACGAGGTA
Proteins encoded in this window:
- a CDS encoding ABC transporter permease codes for the protein YLVAIFAEPLAPQNPNSRNLDFTYCPPQLVSFSFADGLHTHAMQRHVDPVTLRRTYVQRDDLSIPIGLFVKGEPYRLWGLIHMQRRLIGIDRDELAEAGLAIEAAFHPLGADRYGRDLLSRIIYGARISLSVGLIGVAVTFVLGVIIGGISGYAGGRLDNLIQRGIEILQSFPQLPLWIALGAVMPADWSAIRVYFAITVVLALLNWTGLARVVRGKILSLREEDYAVAARLLGASHGRVLVRHLLPGFASHVIVALSLSVPGMILGETALSFLGLGLRPPVVSWGVLLQDCMDVQAVRYYPWLLTPVLFIIATVLTFNFVGDGLRDAADPYASPG